One part of the Bradyrhizobium sp. CB1650 genome encodes these proteins:
- a CDS encoding HdeD family acid-resistance protein, with product MTSASDTSQNLGLGSGIAALHGKWGWIVALGVVYLIAGFIALGSVMLATVASVLVVGAMMIVAGVTEVIGAFQMKSWGKFLIWALLGVLYVIAGFLTFENPLFAAVLLTLFLGASLIASGAVRLFLAFSMKRESPWVWVALSGAITLLLGLLIVARWPVNSVYILGLFLGIDLIMAGAGWVSLGFSLRHRH from the coding sequence ATGACAAGTGCTTCGGATACGTCTCAAAATTTAGGCCTCGGCTCCGGCATTGCGGCGCTGCATGGCAAATGGGGATGGATCGTCGCCCTCGGCGTCGTCTATCTCATCGCCGGCTTCATCGCGCTCGGCAGCGTGATGCTGGCGACGGTGGCGAGCGTGCTCGTGGTCGGTGCGATGATGATCGTCGCCGGTGTGACCGAGGTGATCGGCGCATTTCAGATGAAGAGCTGGGGCAAGTTCTTGATCTGGGCCCTGCTCGGCGTGCTCTACGTCATCGCGGGCTTCCTGACCTTCGAGAATCCGCTTTTCGCCGCCGTGCTGCTGACGCTTTTCCTGGGCGCGTCGCTGATCGCCTCGGGCGCCGTCAGGCTGTTTCTTGCCTTCAGCATGAAGCGCGAAAGCCCGTGGGTGTGGGTGGCCCTGTCGGGCGCCATCACGCTGCTGCTCGGATTGCTGATCGTGGCGCGCTGGCCGGTGAACAGCGTCTACATCCTCGGCCTGTTCCTCGGCATCGACCTGATCATGGCGGGCGCCGGCTGGGTCAGCCTGGGCTTCAGCCTGCGTCATCGCCACTAG
- a CDS encoding FAD-dependent oxidoreductase gives MTEEKKPSGPDLTKGISLADFRDGKLLGHVGQEDVLLVQAGSEVFAIEPACSHYHGPLAEGLVVDDTIRCPWHHACFSLRTGEAARPPALNTLAVWDVTRDQDRILVQRKRAVPQPSAPHRAAPTPDRFVIIGGGAAGFAAAEILRREGFAGAITMLSNDGAMPVDRPNLSKDYLAGNAPEDWLPLRPEQYYQDAGIDLRLNTTVAAIDPKARSVTLGNGDKLLFDRLLLATGAEPVTLQIPGADQPHVHTLRSVSDSRAIIKAASSAKRALVIGASFIGLEVAASLRARKLEVHVVAPEQRPMERILGSEMGDFVRALHEENGVNFHLNDTVTRFDGTRATLKSGGVIEADLVVTGIGVKPRLALAEQAGLAIDRGLTVDGCLETNAPGIFAAGDIARWPDPHSGQNIRVEHWVVAERQGQTAAHNMLGRRERFDAVPFFWSQHYDVPINYVGHAESFDDIAIDGSIAGKDCLVKYRKGGRVLAVASIYRDLDSLKAELEMERARA, from the coding sequence ATGACCGAGGAGAAGAAGCCGAGCGGGCCCGATCTGACCAAAGGCATATCGCTCGCCGACTTCAGGGACGGCAAGCTGCTCGGCCATGTCGGCCAGGAAGATGTCCTGCTGGTGCAGGCAGGCAGCGAGGTCTTCGCAATCGAGCCCGCTTGCAGCCACTACCATGGACCGTTGGCCGAAGGGCTGGTGGTCGACGACACCATCCGCTGCCCCTGGCATCACGCCTGCTTCTCCTTGCGCACCGGTGAGGCCGCGCGTCCGCCGGCGCTGAACACGCTCGCGGTATGGGATGTGACGCGCGATCAGGACAGGATCCTCGTGCAGCGCAAGCGCGCTGTGCCACAGCCGTCTGCGCCGCATCGCGCGGCACCGACGCCGGACAGGTTCGTCATCATCGGCGGCGGCGCGGCCGGCTTCGCGGCCGCCGAGATCCTTCGGCGCGAGGGATTTGCCGGCGCCATCACCATGCTCAGCAACGACGGCGCTATGCCGGTCGACCGGCCGAACCTCTCCAAGGACTATCTCGCCGGCAATGCGCCGGAGGACTGGCTGCCGCTGCGGCCCGAGCAATACTATCAGGATGCCGGGATCGACCTCCGCCTCAACACCACCGTCGCCGCGATCGATCCGAAGGCGCGCAGCGTGACGCTGGGCAATGGCGACAAGCTGCTGTTCGACCGGCTCCTGCTCGCGACCGGCGCCGAGCCCGTGACCTTGCAGATTCCGGGCGCCGACCAGCCGCACGTCCACACGTTGCGCTCCGTCTCCGACAGCCGCGCCATCATCAAGGCTGCCAGCAGCGCGAAGCGTGCGCTGGTGATCGGCGCCAGCTTCATCGGCCTCGAAGTCGCGGCCTCCTTGCGGGCGCGCAAGCTCGAGGTCCACGTGGTCGCGCCGGAGCAGCGGCCGATGGAGCGCATTCTCGGATCCGAGATGGGCGATTTCGTTCGCGCCTTGCACGAGGAGAACGGCGTCAATTTCCACCTCAACGACACGGTGACGCGCTTCGATGGCACGCGCGCGACGCTGAAGAGCGGCGGCGTCATCGAGGCCGACCTCGTCGTGACCGGCATCGGCGTGAAGCCGCGCCTTGCGCTGGCCGAACAGGCGGGACTTGCGATCGATCGCGGCCTGACGGTCGACGGCTGTCTCGAGACCAATGCGCCCGGCATCTTCGCCGCGGGCGACATTGCGCGCTGGCCCGACCCGCACTCGGGCCAGAACATCCGCGTCGAGCACTGGGTGGTCGCCGAGCGCCAGGGCCAGACCGCGGCGCACAATATGTTGGGCCGGCGCGAGCGTTTCGACGCCGTGCCGTTCTTCTGGTCCCAGCACTATGACGTGCCGATCAACTATGTCGGCCACGCCGAAAGCTTCGACGACATCGCGATCGACGGCAGCATCGCCGGAAAGGACTGCCTGGTGAAGTACCGGAAGGGCGGCCGCGTGCTGGCGGTTGCTTCAATTTATCGCGATCTCGACAGTCTCAAGGCCGAGCTCGAGATGGAGCGTGCGCGCGCATAA